The genomic DNA GAGCCTAAACTGCTTTCAGCACGTTGCCGTGGCCGCGAATTGAATTTGTCACCAAAAAAACGGCGAAAGAAAGGATCGTCCAACATTGGATTGCGTCGTTGGCGTATGATTTTTGTGGTGTGGATATTGACGACGGCAGGGGCGGCCAAGTCAACGGCGTTGGCGTAAGATACTGGACCACCGATGGCGCCATGACGTTGTTCAAATTGGCCAATAGTGGGCTTGGCCTCTTGGTTCAGTGTGATGGCTTTGTGTTCAAAGACATGGGGCTGAAACAGTAATAAATAGATGAATGCCACAATAAGGCCGATAAACGCGCCTTGGGCGAGATAGAGCAGAAATTTACGCATAGATACAGGTGTGTCGTTAAAGACAAAATGATGTGTGAATGATACAACATAAAAGGACAAGCTCATGGTAGAACGAGAGCAACTGGCAAGCTATTGCAGTGAATTATTGACTGTTTCGGCGCAGCGTGATTATTGCCCTAACGGCTTGCAGCTTGCTGGCAAGCGAGAGATTCAAAAAATCGTCAGTGGTGTGACGGCAAGCCAGGCCTTGATTGATGCCGCCGTGGCCGCTAATGCCGATGCCTTGTTGGTGCATCATGGCTATTTCTGGAAAGGCGAAAGCCCTTGCATTGTCGGCCAAAAATATCATCGTATCAAAGCATTAATTGGTGCTGATATCAGTCTCTATGCCTATCATTTGCCGTTGGATGTACACCCGGAACTGGGTAATAACGCCCAGCTCGCCCAGCAGCTGGGCCTTGATTTTGGTGCAGCCATTGGGCCAGCTAACAATCCAGAGTTGGTGCGTTGTGCACAATTATTGAAACCTGTAAGGAGTATTGCTGATTTTGCCCAGCATGTTAGCGCCACATTAAGCCGCCAGCCCTTGTTAATTATGGGGCACGATAGGCCGCTGACGCGTGTCGCCTGGTGTACCGGCGCTGCGCAAGATTATATTGAACTGGCCGCAGTAGCGGGCGCTGATGTTTATATCAGCGGCGAGGTGTCAGAACGCACTTTTCATGCGGCAAAAGAGCTGGGCATTCATTACCTGGCGGCGGGTCATCATGCTACTGAGCGTTATGGTGTCCAAGCCTTGGGACAACATTTAGCAAAGCAGTTTAGCCTCGATCATGAATTTATAGACATTGATAATCCGATTTAATCAGACGCTTTTTTATGGCGCAAGCGCATTGTG from Gammaproteobacteria bacterium includes the following:
- a CDS encoding Nif3-like dinuclear metal center hexameric protein; the encoded protein is MVEREQLASYCSELLTVSAQRDYCPNGLQLAGKREIQKIVSGVTASQALIDAAVAANADALLVHHGYFWKGESPCIVGQKYHRIKALIGADISLYAYHLPLDVHPELGNNAQLAQQLGLDFGAAIGPANNPELVRCAQLLKPVRSIADFAQHVSATLSRQPLLIMGHDRPLTRVAWCTGAAQDYIELAAVAGADVYISGEVSERTFHAAKELGIHYLAAGHHATERYGVQALGQHLAKQFSLDHEFIDIDNPI